From the Peromyscus leucopus breed LL Stock chromosome 8b, UCI_PerLeu_2.1, whole genome shotgun sequence genome, one window contains:
- the Ciao3 gene encoding cytosolic iron-sulfur assembly component 3 isoform X2, giving the protein MASPFSGVLQLTDLDDFIGPSQNCIKPVKVDKKPGSGIAKIHIEDDGSYLQVNPDGRTQRLEKAKVSLNDCLACSGCVTSAETVLITQQSHEELQKVLDANKVAAPGQQRLVVVSVSPQSRASLAARFQLDPSDTAKKLTSFFKKLGVHFVFDTAFARNFSLLESQKEFVQRFRGQANSREVLPMLASACPGWICYAEKTHGNFILPYISTARSPQQVMGSLVKDFFAQQQHLTPDKIYHVTVMPCYDKKLEASRPDFFNQEYQTRDVDCVLTTGEVFRLLEEEGVSLSELEPVPLDGLTSNASAEELTGHRGGGSGGYLEHVFRHAAQELFGIHVAEVTYQPMRNKDFQEVTLEREGQVLLRFAVAYGFRNIQNLVQKLKRGRCPYHYVEVMACPSGCLNGGGQLKAPDMQGQELLQQVERLYSMVRNEAPEDAPGVQELYQHWLQGEESEQTRRLLHTQYHAVEKTNSGLSIRW; this is encoded by the exons ATGGCGTCGCCCTTCAGTGGGGTACTACAGCTGACCGACCTGGATGACTTCATCGGGCCGTCTCAG AACTGCATCAAGCCTGTGAAGGTGGATAAGAAGCCAGGAAGTGGCATCGCCAAGATCCACATCGAAGATGATGGGAGTTACCTCCAAGTGAACCCA GATGGAAGaacccagaggctggagaaggcCAAGGTCTCCCTGAATGACTGCCTGGCATGCAGTGGCTGCGTCACTTCAGCAGAGACGGTGCTCATCACCCAGCAGAGTCATGAGGAGCTGCAGAAGGTTCTGGATGCTAATAAG GTGGCAGCTCCCGGTCAGCAGCGGCTGGTGGTTGTTTCTGTCTCACCCCAGTCCAGAGCATCGCTGGCTGCCAGGTTTCAGCTGGATCCCTCAGACACTGCCAAGAAATTAACTTCATTCTTCAAAAAACTAG GGGTACACTTTGTCTTCGATACTGCCTTTGCAAGGAACTTCAGCCTTTTGGAGAGCCAGAAAGAGTTTGTGCAGCGATTCCGAGGGCAAGCCAACTCCAGAGAGGTCTTGCCCATGCTGGCTTCTGCCTGCCCAG GCTGGATCTGCTATGCCGAGAAGACACACGGCAACTTTATCCTCCCCTACATCAGCACAGCCCGGTCCCCACAGCAGGTTATGGGCTCCTTGGTCAAGGACTTCTTTGCCCAGCAACAG CATCTGACTCCAGACAAGATCTACCATGTGACTGTGATGCCTTGCTATGACAAAAAGCTAGAAGCGTCCAGACCTGACTTCTTCAACCAGGAGTACCAGACCCGTGATGTGGACTGTGTCCTTACAACAG gagaagTCTTTAGGCTGCTGGAAGAAGAAGGAGTCTCACTCTCAGAGCTGGAGCCTGTGCCCCTGGATGGCTT AACCAGTAATGCGTCTGCTGAGGAGCTCACCGGCCATCGGGGTGGAGGCTCAGGAGGCTACCTGGAGCATGTGTTCCGGCACGCAGCCCAAGAGCTCTTTGGAATCCATGTGGCTGAAGTTACCTACCAACCCATGAG GAACAAGGACTTCCAGGAGGTGACGCTAGAGAGGGAAGGCCAGGTGCTGTTGCGCTTTGCTGTGGCCTATGGCTTCCGCAACATCCAGAACCTTGTACAGAAGCTGAAACGAGGCCGCTGTCCCTACCATTACGTGGAGGTCATGGCCTGCCCTTCAG GCTGCCTGAATGGAGGGGGCCAGCTCAAGGCTCCAGATATGCAAGGCCAGGAGCTCCTCCAGCAAGTGGAAAGACTGTACAGCATGGTGAGGAACGAGGCACCCGAAGATGCACCTGGGGTCCAGGAGCTGTACCAGCACTGGCTGCAAGGTGAGGAATCCGAGCAGACCCGCCGCTTGCTGCACACGCAATACCACGCTGTGGAGAAGACCAACTCAGGCCTCAGCATCAGGTGGTAG
- the Ciao3 gene encoding cytosolic iron-sulfur assembly component 3 isoform X1: MTSSGRLRKDGLVRVSADIRLHRELAPVFMLIWTWRNCIKPVKVDKKPGSGIAKIHIEDDGSYLQVNPDGRTQRLEKAKVSLNDCLACSGCVTSAETVLITQQSHEELQKVLDANKVAAPGQQRLVVVSVSPQSRASLAARFQLDPSDTAKKLTSFFKKLGVHFVFDTAFARNFSLLESQKEFVQRFRGQANSREVLPMLASACPGWICYAEKTHGNFILPYISTARSPQQVMGSLVKDFFAQQQHLTPDKIYHVTVMPCYDKKLEASRPDFFNQEYQTRDVDCVLTTGEVFRLLEEEGVSLSELEPVPLDGLTSNASAEELTGHRGGGSGGYLEHVFRHAAQELFGIHVAEVTYQPMRNKDFQEVTLEREGQVLLRFAVAYGFRNIQNLVQKLKRGRCPYHYVEVMACPSGCLNGGGQLKAPDMQGQELLQQVERLYSMVRNEAPEDAPGVQELYQHWLQGEESEQTRRLLHTQYHAVEKTNSGLSIRW, encoded by the exons ATGACTTCATCGGGCCGTCTCAG GAAGGACGGGCTTGTCAGGGTTTCTGCAGACATTCGCTTGCATAGAGAGTTAGCGCCAGTCTTCATGCTGATCTGGACCTGGAGG AACTGCATCAAGCCTGTGAAGGTGGATAAGAAGCCAGGAAGTGGCATCGCCAAGATCCACATCGAAGATGATGGGAGTTACCTCCAAGTGAACCCA GATGGAAGaacccagaggctggagaaggcCAAGGTCTCCCTGAATGACTGCCTGGCATGCAGTGGCTGCGTCACTTCAGCAGAGACGGTGCTCATCACCCAGCAGAGTCATGAGGAGCTGCAGAAGGTTCTGGATGCTAATAAG GTGGCAGCTCCCGGTCAGCAGCGGCTGGTGGTTGTTTCTGTCTCACCCCAGTCCAGAGCATCGCTGGCTGCCAGGTTTCAGCTGGATCCCTCAGACACTGCCAAGAAATTAACTTCATTCTTCAAAAAACTAG GGGTACACTTTGTCTTCGATACTGCCTTTGCAAGGAACTTCAGCCTTTTGGAGAGCCAGAAAGAGTTTGTGCAGCGATTCCGAGGGCAAGCCAACTCCAGAGAGGTCTTGCCCATGCTGGCTTCTGCCTGCCCAG GCTGGATCTGCTATGCCGAGAAGACACACGGCAACTTTATCCTCCCCTACATCAGCACAGCCCGGTCCCCACAGCAGGTTATGGGCTCCTTGGTCAAGGACTTCTTTGCCCAGCAACAG CATCTGACTCCAGACAAGATCTACCATGTGACTGTGATGCCTTGCTATGACAAAAAGCTAGAAGCGTCCAGACCTGACTTCTTCAACCAGGAGTACCAGACCCGTGATGTGGACTGTGTCCTTACAACAG gagaagTCTTTAGGCTGCTGGAAGAAGAAGGAGTCTCACTCTCAGAGCTGGAGCCTGTGCCCCTGGATGGCTT AACCAGTAATGCGTCTGCTGAGGAGCTCACCGGCCATCGGGGTGGAGGCTCAGGAGGCTACCTGGAGCATGTGTTCCGGCACGCAGCCCAAGAGCTCTTTGGAATCCATGTGGCTGAAGTTACCTACCAACCCATGAG GAACAAGGACTTCCAGGAGGTGACGCTAGAGAGGGAAGGCCAGGTGCTGTTGCGCTTTGCTGTGGCCTATGGCTTCCGCAACATCCAGAACCTTGTACAGAAGCTGAAACGAGGCCGCTGTCCCTACCATTACGTGGAGGTCATGGCCTGCCCTTCAG GCTGCCTGAATGGAGGGGGCCAGCTCAAGGCTCCAGATATGCAAGGCCAGGAGCTCCTCCAGCAAGTGGAAAGACTGTACAGCATGGTGAGGAACGAGGCACCCGAAGATGCACCTGGGGTCCAGGAGCTGTACCAGCACTGGCTGCAAGGTGAGGAATCCGAGCAGACCCGCCGCTTGCTGCACACGCAATACCACGCTGTGGAGAAGACCAACTCAGGCCTCAGCATCAGGTGGTAG
- the Msln gene encoding mesothelin, whose product MAWPTAPLLLGSCGSPICCRRLLLLLLSLGWMPLLQVQATKTGQEATLLRAELTGTPDLASLPAGLFLDLTCGDVSGLSMKRAQELAVAVRQKNITLQVNQLRCLARRLPKYLTNEELDALPLDLPLFLNPVMFPGQRACAHFFSLISKANVDLLPQRSLERQRLLPAALECQGVHNFQVSEADAQALGGLVCDLPGKFVAKSSQVLLPRLAGCRGPLNQGQEEAVREALRSGRSPYGPPLKWSVSTLDALQGLLAVLDESIVHSIPKDVIAEWLQHISRGPSWLGPELTAMLPRFRRDTEEKACPPGQEPQEVDENLIFYQNWELEACVDGAMLATQMDLVNEIPFTYEQLNIFKHKLDKTYPQGYPESLIQQLGHFFRYISPEDIRQWNVTSPETVKTLLKVTKGQKMDAQVIALVACYLRGGGILDQDIVKALDDIPLTYLCDIGPQNLHSIPSSVMWLVKPQDLSECSQRHLGILYEKACLAFQNVSSQEYFEKIRPFLGGASVEDLRALSQQNVSMDLATFKKLQMDALLGLTVPEVQKLLGPHIVGLKTEEDKSPVRDWIFRQRQEELDRLGLGLQGGIPSGYLVLDLNVREAFSSGAPFLGPRFVLAWIPALLPTLILS is encoded by the exons ATGGCCTGGCCAACAGCTCCACTCCTGCTGGGGTCCTGTGGGAGCCCCATCTGTTGCCGACGCCTTCTGCTGCTTCTCCTTAGTCTCG GGTGGATGCCACTTTTGCAGGTCCAGGCTACAAAGACGGGCCAG GAGGCCACACTCCTCCGTGCTGAACTGACCGGCACCCCTGACTTGGCCAG TCTCCCCGCCGGCCTCTTTCTTGACCTCACTTGTGGTGACGTATCTGGCCTGAGCATGAAGCGCGCCCAGGAGCTGGCTGTGGCTGTGAGGCAGAAGAACATCACCCTCCAAGTGAATCAG CTGCGATGTCTGGCACGTCGCCTTCCTAAGTACCTCACCAATGAGGAACTGGATGCCCTCCCGCTGGACCTGCCGCTCTTCCTCAA CCCAGTCATGTTTCCGGGGCAACGGGCCTGTGCCCACTTCTTCTCCCTCATCTCTAAAGCCAATGTAGATTTGCTCCCACAGAGATCTCTGGAGCGCCAGAGGCTGCTGCCTGCAGCTCTGGAATGCCAG GGCGTACATAACTTTCAAGTGAGCGAGGCAGATGCACAGGCTCTCGGAGGCCTGGTCTGTGACCTGCCTGGGAAATTTGTGGCCAAATCTTCTCAAGTCCTCCTTCCCCGGCTGGCGGGCTGCCGAGGACCCCTGAACCAGGGCCAGGAAGAGGCAGTCAGGGAGGCTCTGAGGAGTGGACGATCCCCGTATGG CCCCCCATTAAAGTGGTCAGTCTCCACTCTGGACGCTCTGCAGGGCCTGCTGGCAGTGTTGGATGAGTCCATCGTCCACAGCATCCCCAAG GATGTCATAGCTGAATGGTTGCAACACATCTCCCGAGGCCCCTCCTGGCTGGGGCCTGAGCTGACGGCCATGCTCCCAAGATTCAGGCGGGACACAGAGG agaaagCCTGCCCTCCGGGGCAGGAGCCCCAAGAAGTGGATGAAAACCTCATCTTCTACCAGAATTGGGAGCTAGAGGCCTGTGTGGATGGCGCCATGCTGGCCACCCAGATGGACCTTGTGAATGAGATTCCCTTCACCTATGAGCAGCTCAACATCTTCAAGCACAAACTGGACAAG ACCTACCCACAAGGCTATCCCGAGTCCCTGATCCAGCAGCTGGGGCACTTCTTCCGATACATCAGCCCTGAGGACATCCGCCAGTGGAATGTGACCTCGCCAGAGACAGTGAAAACTCTGCTCAAAGTCACCAAAGGACAAAAGATGGATGCTCAG GTGATCGCCCTGGTTGCCTGCTATCTTCGGGGAGGAGGCATCCTGGACCAGGACATAGTAAAAGCCCTGGATGACATCCCTTTAACCTACCTGTGTGACATTGGACCCCAGAATCTGCACTCTATACCCTCCAGTGTCATGTG GCTGGTTAAACCCCAAGACCTGAGTGAGtgcagccagaggcatctgggtATCCTCTATGAAAAGGCGTGCTTGGCTTTCCAGAATGTGAGCAGTCAGGAATACTTTGAGAAAATCAGGCCATTCCTGG GTGGGGCCTCTGTGGAGGACCTGAGGGCCCTCAGCCAGCAGAATGTGAGCATGGACTTGGCCACTTTCAAAAAGCTGCAGATGGATGCCCTGCTG GGGCTGACTGTGCCTGAGGTCCAGAAACTTTTAGGGCCACACATTGTGGGCCTGAAGACCGAAGAGGATAAAAGCCCTGTCCGCGACTGGATCTTCAGGCAGCGGCAGGAAGAGCTGGACAGGCTGGGTTTGGGACTTCAGGGTGGCATCCCCAGTGGCTACCTGGTCCTGGACCTCAATGTCCGAG AGGCGTTTTCCAGTGGAGCCCCATTCCTTGGACCAAGATTTGTACTTGCATGGATTCCAGCTCTGCTCCCAACTTTAATACTGAGCTGA